A portion of the Acidisarcina polymorpha genome contains these proteins:
- a CDS encoding 2OG-Fe(II) oxygenase, producing MGAVTTGLVGKAFSANYQGASPYPHIVLKDFFDAKTVQEVAEEVKSFDFFDGEKDFYGAKKKRYCGSYDKFPPKTKAFIDYCNSQPFMTFLEEMTGEHGLVADPYFEGGGIHSLKSGGFLKVHADFNWHKRLNLYRRLNLLVYLNSGWQDSWGGHLELWKTDMSGMAAKVAPALGTAVVFTTDDQSFHGHPDAMTCPETVTRDSIALYYYSEKRPQDADRTIRDTTDYRARGVMDAKTMVEKSKEKLKALLGRK from the coding sequence ATGGGCGCTGTCACTACCGGTCTTGTAGGCAAGGCATTCTCGGCTAATTATCAGGGGGCATCCCCTTATCCGCACATTGTTCTCAAGGACTTCTTTGACGCAAAGACAGTTCAAGAGGTAGCCGAAGAAGTTAAGAGTTTCGACTTCTTTGATGGAGAGAAGGATTTCTACGGCGCGAAGAAGAAACGGTATTGCGGAAGTTACGATAAGTTTCCGCCAAAGACAAAGGCGTTCATCGATTACTGCAATAGTCAGCCATTCATGACCTTTCTCGAAGAGATGACTGGGGAGCATGGTTTGGTCGCCGATCCTTACTTTGAGGGAGGGGGCATCCACAGCTTAAAGTCGGGAGGGTTTCTGAAGGTACACGCCGACTTCAACTGGCACAAGAGACTCAATCTTTATCGCCGGTTGAATCTTCTGGTTTATCTCAACAGCGGCTGGCAGGATTCCTGGGGCGGGCACCTCGAGCTATGGAAGACCGACATGTCTGGCATGGCCGCGAAGGTGGCGCCGGCGCTGGGTACTGCTGTCGTCTTCACCACGGACGATCAGAGTTTTCATGGCCACCCCGACGCAATGACCTGTCCGGAAACTGTGACTCGCGATTCGATCGCACTTTATTACTACAGTGAGAAGCGCCCGCAAGATGCGGATCGTACCATTCGCGACACCACCGATTACCGGGCCCGCGGAGTGATGGACGCAAAGACGATGGTGGAAAAAAGCAAAGAAAAGCTGAAGGCTCTGTTGGGCCGGAAGTAG
- the dcp gene encoding peptidyl-dipeptidase Dcp — translation MKQPQATLPKGRFGEIRRRNYSGLRVLCGQAFYFNQADDRLAVEDRRNMNFPRWITLIPMSISFIAVAANPPATPFDQGNPFYAPSTLPFQAPPFDKIKDSDYQPAIEAGIAEQLKEMHAIANDSAAPTFDNTLVAMEKAGQLLQRVLPVFEGVSGANTNPALQKIEEEETPKLAALHDSIYLDAKLFERVSAIYRQRDSLKLDPESKRLVEKYYQDFVHAGANLSDEKKAELKKLNEEGAKLSNDFKNKLLAATKAGAYATTDKENLAGLSDAQIASAAQAAKSRNQDGWVIPLQNTTQQPALTQLSNGATRNALFENSWERAERGGENDTRDTIARLAQLRARKAELLGYPNFAAWKLEDQMAKTPEAALKFMNDLVPAATAKAAREARDIQALIASQRGDAGEGAFHLHPWDWNFYAEQVRKARYDLDESQVKPYFELNNVLQNGVFYAANQLYGITFKERHDLPVYQPDVRVFEVYEADGKPLALFYCDYYKRDNKNGGAWMSSFVDQSKLLGTLPVVYNVANLPKPAEGQPALISFSDVTTMFHEFGHALHGMFAASQYPTLSGTSVARDFVEFPSQFNEHWATYPAVFDHFAKDYKTGAPIPPELTAKIKKAATFNQGYALTELLAAAELDMQWHTLPVTAPLQKPDAFEQEALEKTKLLLSYVPPRYRSSYFSHIWGGGYAAGYYAYLWAEMLDDDAFQWFQDHGGLTRANGDRFRQMVLSRGNTEDLAKMYEAWLGSAPNIQPMLKFRGLDQP, via the coding sequence TTGAAGCAGCCACAGGCAACGTTGCCGAAAGGCAGGTTCGGCGAAATCAGACGCCGGAACTATTCCGGGCTCCGTGTACTCTGTGGTCAGGCTTTTTATTTCAACCAGGCCGATGACCGGCTCGCCGTCGAGGACCGCAGAAACATGAACTTCCCCCGCTGGATTACCCTGATACCAATGTCCATCTCGTTTATCGCCGTCGCCGCCAATCCTCCAGCCACTCCCTTCGACCAGGGGAATCCTTTTTACGCGCCTAGCACCTTGCCGTTTCAAGCGCCGCCTTTCGACAAGATTAAGGACAGCGACTACCAGCCTGCCATTGAAGCGGGAATCGCCGAGCAGCTGAAAGAGATGCACGCAATCGCCAACGATTCCGCGGCTCCGACCTTCGACAACACGCTCGTCGCGATGGAAAAGGCGGGCCAATTGCTGCAACGCGTCCTTCCCGTCTTTGAAGGGGTCTCCGGCGCCAACACCAATCCCGCGCTGCAGAAGATCGAAGAAGAGGAGACTCCCAAGCTTGCCGCGCTCCACGACTCGATCTACCTCGATGCCAAGCTTTTCGAGCGGGTCTCGGCTATCTACCGGCAGCGGGACAGCCTGAAACTCGACCCGGAATCAAAGCGGCTGGTCGAGAAGTATTATCAGGACTTTGTACATGCCGGAGCCAACCTCTCCGACGAAAAGAAGGCCGAACTAAAAAAGCTGAACGAAGAAGGCGCCAAACTCTCCAACGACTTTAAAAACAAACTTCTCGCCGCGACCAAGGCGGGGGCGTACGCGACCACCGATAAGGAAAACCTGGCGGGACTGAGCGATGCGCAAATCGCTTCCGCCGCGCAAGCTGCGAAGTCACGAAACCAGGATGGCTGGGTCATCCCGCTGCAAAACACCACCCAGCAACCAGCGCTGACTCAGCTTAGCAACGGAGCCACTCGCAATGCGCTTTTTGAAAACTCATGGGAGCGGGCCGAACGCGGCGGCGAAAATGACACCCGCGACACCATCGCCCGTCTCGCCCAGCTTCGGGCCCGCAAAGCCGAGTTGCTCGGATACCCAAATTTTGCCGCCTGGAAGCTTGAAGATCAAATGGCCAAGACCCCTGAGGCCGCGTTGAAGTTCATGAACGACCTGGTGCCTGCTGCGACCGCTAAGGCGGCTCGCGAAGCGAGAGACATTCAGGCATTGATTGCGTCACAGCGAGGCGATGCGGGCGAAGGCGCCTTTCACTTGCACCCGTGGGATTGGAACTTCTACGCGGAACAAGTCCGGAAGGCCAGATATGACCTCGACGAATCCCAGGTAAAGCCATACTTTGAACTCAATAACGTGCTCCAAAATGGCGTCTTCTATGCCGCAAACCAGCTCTACGGCATCACTTTCAAAGAGCGCCACGATCTGCCTGTTTATCAGCCGGATGTGCGCGTCTTCGAGGTCTATGAGGCCGATGGCAAGCCGCTGGCGCTCTTCTACTGCGACTACTACAAGCGCGATAACAAAAACGGTGGCGCCTGGATGAGCAGCTTCGTCGATCAGTCGAAGCTGCTCGGCACCCTGCCCGTTGTTTATAACGTCGCCAACTTGCCCAAACCCGCCGAAGGGCAGCCAGCGCTTATCAGCTTCAGCGATGTCACGACCATGTTCCACGAGTTCGGCCACGCCCTGCACGGCATGTTTGCTGCGAGCCAATATCCGACGCTCTCGGGAACTTCCGTGGCGCGGGACTTTGTAGAATTCCCGTCGCAGTTCAACGAGCATTGGGCGACCTATCCGGCGGTCTTTGATCATTTCGCCAAGGATTACAAGACCGGAGCTCCCATCCCCCCTGAGCTGACTGCCAAGATCAAGAAAGCGGCCACCTTTAACCAGGGTTACGCCCTAACCGAACTCCTGGCAGCCGCGGAGCTCGATATGCAATGGCATACCCTCCCCGTGACCGCTCCTCTCCAGAAGCCGGATGCTTTTGAGCAGGAAGCACTCGAAAAAACCAAGTTACTCCTCAGCTACGTGCCCCCGCGCTATCGTTCCAGCTACTTCTCCCACATCTGGGGTGGCGGCTATGCGGCGGGCTATTATGCCTACCTCTGGGCGGAAATGTTGGATGACGATGCCTTCCAGTGGTTTCAGGATCACGGCGGCCTCACCCGCGCCAATGGTGACCGCTTCCGGCAGATGGTCCTGTCCCGGGGAAATACTGAAGACCTCGCAAAGATGTACGAAGCATGGCTTGGGAGCGCTCCCAACATTCAACCCATGCTCAAATTTCGCGGACTTGACCAACCGTAA
- a CDS encoding KH domain-containing protein, whose product MTEGQQDPMRDLVAEIARALVDEPEAVEVEIQRHEESSVLRLRVAPSDIGKVIGKQGRTARSMRTILGAVSMKQHHRYTLDILEDVPSSSQK is encoded by the coding sequence ATGACGGAAGGGCAACAAGACCCAATGCGCGACCTGGTAGCAGAGATTGCCCGCGCCCTTGTGGATGAACCAGAAGCGGTCGAAGTTGAGATTCAACGGCACGAGGAGAGTAGCGTCCTGCGTTTGCGGGTCGCGCCCTCCGATATAGGCAAGGTCATCGGAAAGCAAGGGCGCACCGCCCGCTCTATGCGTACCATCCTCGGAGCAGTCAGCATGAAGCAGCATCATCGCTACACGCTCGACATCCTCGAGGATGTACCCAGTTCATCTCAGAAGTGA
- the rplS gene encoding 50S ribosomal protein L19, whose product MQRLAEKLNRTDHPDFVPGDTIRVQVKIKEGDKERLQAFEGIVIALKRGAQGSFTVRKISFGQGVERIFPFNAKVIDKVEKIRSAKVRRAKLFYLRGLRGKAARLKEVERQ is encoded by the coding sequence ATGCAGCGGCTCGCCGAGAAATTAAATCGCACCGACCATCCGGATTTCGTGCCCGGCGACACCATTCGCGTTCAAGTCAAAATCAAAGAGGGCGACAAGGAACGTCTCCAGGCGTTCGAAGGTATTGTGATCGCCCTGAAGCGCGGCGCACAGGGCAGTTTCACGGTGCGCAAGATCAGCTTCGGTCAGGGCGTTGAGCGTATTTTCCCTTTTAACGCCAAGGTCATCGACAAGGTCGAAAAAATTCGTTCGGCCAAGGTCCGCCGTGCCAAGCTCTTCTACCTGCGCGGATTGCGCGGCAAGGCAGCCCGTCTCAAGGAAGTTGAGCGGCAGTAG
- the trmD gene encoding tRNA (guanosine(37)-N1)-methyltransferase TrmD: MRFDIITIFPGIFAGIFEHGVVKRAIAGGLVAVKAHDLREFTHDRHRTVDGRPFGGGEGMVLKPEPLAEALESLGVAPKDQRDARRESVVLLSAQGRKFTQETARELARLDHIILICGRYEGVDERVNELLADRELSIGDYVLSGGELGAAVIIDATMRLLPGVLGNDASNQFESFGSSDADLTEAGRGDDPLFHNSTPRSTHGAGGLLDYPHYTRPSEFRGLTVPEVLSGGNHEQIRRWRRERAIEKTFRNRPDLLENAELSEQDKRFLHTLRTSR; encoded by the coding sequence ATGCGCTTCGACATCATCACCATTTTTCCGGGAATCTTCGCCGGCATCTTCGAACATGGCGTCGTCAAGCGCGCCATTGCTGGCGGCCTGGTCGCTGTGAAGGCCCATGACCTACGTGAGTTCACTCACGACCGGCATCGAACTGTCGATGGCCGGCCTTTTGGCGGGGGCGAAGGTATGGTCCTGAAACCAGAGCCGCTCGCCGAGGCCCTCGAAAGCCTAGGGGTCGCCCCTAAAGATCAACGCGATGCTCGCCGCGAATCGGTGGTCCTGCTCTCCGCCCAAGGCAGGAAGTTCACTCAGGAGACTGCCCGTGAACTTGCCCGACTCGACCACATCATCTTGATCTGCGGACGTTACGAAGGGGTGGACGAGCGCGTGAACGAACTACTAGCGGATCGCGAGCTCTCAATCGGCGACTACGTCCTCTCCGGCGGGGAGTTGGGCGCGGCAGTCATCATCGACGCGACCATGAGGCTCTTGCCCGGTGTGCTCGGGAACGACGCTTCGAACCAGTTCGAAAGCTTTGGCAGCTCCGACGCAGACCTCACAGAAGCTGGTCGCGGAGACGACCCACTCTTCCACAATTCCACCCCTCGCTCGACCCACGGCGCAGGCGGCTTGTTGGATTATCCCCATTACACACGCCCTTCCGAATTTCGCGGTCTCACCGTCCCTGAAGTGTTGAGTGGCGGCAACCATGAACAGATTCGGCGCTGGCGGCGTGAACGGGCCATCGAGAAGACGTTTAGGAATCGTCCAGATCTGCTAGAAAATGCAGAGCTAAGCGAGCAAGACAAAAGGTTTCTTCATACCCTGCGCACTTCGCGTTGA
- the rpsP gene encoding 30S ribosomal protein S16 has protein sequence MIRLARFGARKQPYYRVVVIEKRLARNGRSLEIVGTYNPRTNPATVDLKRERIEHWVGQGAQLSERVGKLLAKYPVSAPVAA, from the coding sequence ATGATTCGTCTTGCGCGCTTCGGCGCCCGTAAGCAGCCGTACTACCGAGTTGTGGTGATTGAAAAGCGTCTGGCCCGCAATGGCCGCTCGCTGGAGATTGTCGGGACCTACAATCCGCGGACCAATCCCGCGACTGTGGATCTCAAGCGCGAGCGGATCGAACACTGGGTCGGCCAGGGTGCCCAGCTCTCCGAGCGTGTCGGCAAGTTGCTGGCTAAGTATCCGGTTTCAGCGCCCGTCGCTGCCTGA
- a CDS encoding ribonuclease HII yields MPRSKTTSRTVSDRNYSVQDPPEEQVSAATRKLRMLRTLICDDSYECAARSSGARAIAGVDEVGRGSLFGPVVAAAVILPDRCRIEGLRDSKQLLPEERERYAEIVHQLAIAVAVEEVCAEVIDRVNIYQATRIAMTGAVGRLSPAPDHLLIDAMRLDLACAQTSIIYGDSLSISIAAASVVAKVHRDRLMCEMDRDYPAYGLASHKGYATPEHLSALLQHGPCVQHRRSFRPVVQSSLPWDEF; encoded by the coding sequence ATGCCCAGAAGCAAAACGACCTCCCGGACTGTCTCAGATCGGAATTATTCCGTTCAAGATCCGCCCGAAGAACAGGTATCGGCAGCCACCCGCAAGCTGCGTATGCTTCGTACGCTCATTTGTGACGATAGCTATGAGTGCGCGGCGCGCAGCTCTGGAGCCCGCGCCATCGCCGGCGTCGATGAAGTTGGACGCGGATCTCTGTTTGGTCCGGTCGTGGCCGCTGCCGTCATCCTTCCTGATCGCTGCCGTATCGAAGGCTTGCGCGACTCTAAGCAGCTCTTGCCGGAAGAGCGGGAGCGTTACGCCGAGATCGTTCATCAGCTCGCGATCGCCGTGGCAGTCGAGGAGGTTTGTGCCGAGGTCATCGATCGCGTCAACATCTATCAGGCGACTCGGATTGCCATGACTGGGGCAGTAGGCCGTCTCTCGCCTGCGCCCGATCATCTCCTCATCGATGCCATGCGCCTGGACCTGGCCTGTGCGCAGACCAGTATTATTTATGGGGATTCCCTAAGTATCTCGATTGCCGCCGCTTCAGTGGTGGCTAAGGTGCATCGGGACCGGCTTATGTGCGAAATGGATCGCGACTATCCCGCCTATGGGCTGGCATCCCACAAAGGCTACGCGACGCCGGAGCACCTGTCCGCCCTGCTTCAGCATGGCCCGTGCGTTCAGCATCGCAGAAGCTTTCGTCCCGTCGTTCAGTCTTCGCTTCCGTGGGATGAGTTTTAG
- the rimM gene encoding ribosome maturation factor RimM (Essential for efficient processing of 16S rRNA), with the protein MAKIVRPQGRHGEVLADLLTDFPERFSERKRLFLLPPKGEPRAVELENHWLHQGRIVLKLIGIESINDAETLRGLDVAIPKHERAPLEDGAVYISDLLNCKLVDSLSDLVVGKIANVDRESGPTSLLVVETPAGGEVLVPFVKAYRPIVDVAAKSVSMELPEGLLDLNAPSVKKQPEGEPPESAE; encoded by the coding sequence GTGGCGAAGATTGTTCGGCCGCAAGGACGTCATGGCGAGGTTCTCGCCGACCTGTTAACGGATTTTCCGGAACGGTTCTCTGAGCGGAAACGACTCTTTCTGCTACCCCCCAAAGGAGAACCGCGAGCCGTCGAACTCGAAAACCACTGGCTCCATCAGGGTCGGATCGTCCTCAAGCTGATTGGGATCGAATCGATAAACGACGCCGAGACGCTTCGCGGTCTGGATGTTGCCATTCCCAAGCACGAGCGCGCACCGCTCGAAGATGGAGCCGTCTACATCAGTGATCTGCTTAATTGCAAGCTTGTCGATTCCCTCTCCGATTTGGTTGTGGGCAAAATCGCCAATGTTGATCGTGAGTCGGGTCCAACGTCCTTGTTAGTCGTCGAAACGCCTGCAGGAGGAGAAGTCCTCGTGCCATTCGTCAAAGCCTATCGGCCGATAGTCGATGTTGCTGCCAAGAGCGTCTCCATGGAATTGCCCGAAGGTCTGCTCGATTTGAACGCGCCGTCTGTCAAAAAACAGCCGGAAGGCGAACCGCCAGAAAGCGCGGAGTAA